CGGAAAGGACGACCCACACGACGCCGCCCACGCCGACGGCGAAGCTGGCGATGTAGAAGAGGACGATCGCGATTTTGGCGAACAAGGGAACGCCCGCCGAGGTCATGCAGGTGCCCGCGAGGGCCATGGAGATGGTCATCCCGGCGGTTCCGATCATGAGCAGCGGTCGCCGGCCGACCTTGTCGATCACCGCCAGAGAGACGACGGTGCTCACGAAGTTGGTGAGGCCGACCAGCACGGTCGCCCATGTCGCGGAGCTTGCCTCCGGGAATCCCGCTTTCAGGAAGATGCTGGGAGCGTAGTAGATGACGGTATTGATCCCGCTCAGCTGGCCGAGAACCGCCAGGATTGCACCGATGACAAGGGCGGGGAGCACCGCCGGGGAGAAGAGCTCAAGGACGGAGCCGGTTTCGCCGGCCAGCGATTCCTTGATTTCCTGGAGCTCGCTTTCCGCATGTCGTCGTCCGCCCACGCGGGCGAGGATGACCTTGGCCCGGTCGTACAGATTGCGCTTGGCCAGCCAGCGGGGGCTTTCGGGCACGGCGAAGAGGGCAATCAGCAGGAGCAAAGAGGGCAATGCGGCGGAGGCGAACATCCATCGCCAGTTGTTCTCGCCGATGTTGACGAGGAGACCGCTGGTGATATTGGCCAGCAGTACGCCGGTCACGATGGCCATCTGCTGGAGTGTGACCAGTGTGCCGCGGATGCGGGCGGGGGCGATCTCGGCGATGTACATCGGAGCGATCATGGAGGAGATGCCGACCGCCAGGCCGCCCACGAAACGGGCGATCACTAATCCAGTGAACGTGCGCGGCAGGCCGGCGAAGACTGCCGACACGATGTAGCCGGCCGCGGCGAGGAGCAGAACCGGTTTTCGTCCGAAGCGATCACTGATCGTGCCGCCGGCGGCCGCCCCGAGCATACAGCCGACCAGCAGGCTGGTCGTGGCCCAGCCCGCCTCGAGGGCGGTCAGGTGAAACTCGGCTCGCACGTGCTCGATCGCTCCGGAGATGATCGCGGTGTCGAAGCCGAAGAGCAGACCGCCGACGGCCGCCACTCCGGAGACGATGTAGACATAGAACGTGCTGCCGCGGGTGTGCGCTGCGTTGATCAGTTCGGGCTCGGGTGATGACGTGTCCGCCAAAGTTGCCTCTCCTTACTATCTCGTTG
This Phycisphaerae bacterium DNA region includes the following protein-coding sequences:
- a CDS encoding sugar porter family MFS transporter, with product MADTSSPEPELINAAHTRGSTFYVYIVSGVAAVGGLLFGFDTAIISGAIEHVRAEFHLTALEAGWATTSLLVGCMLGAAAGGTISDRFGRKPVLLLAAAGYIVSAVFAGLPRTFTGLVIARFVGGLAVGISSMIAPMYIAEIAPARIRGTLVTLQQMAIVTGVLLANITSGLLVNIGENNWRWMFASAALPSLLLLIALFAVPESPRWLAKRNLYDRAKVILARVGGRRHAESELQEIKESLAGETGSVLELFSPAVLPALVIGAILAVLGQLSGINTVIYYAPSIFLKAGFPEASSATWATVLVGLTNFVSTVVSLAVIDKVGRRPLLMIGTAGMTISMALAGTCMTSAGVPLFAKIAIVLFYIASFAVGVGGVVWVVLSEIFPTKIRGLATSVAVFAVWGSCSLVSFTFLWLLERFSERVFFIYSALSLAMFLFVFWVLPETKGRSLEDIERMWRGRKSVSPPSSEDHP